A genome region from Macaca fascicularis isolate 582-1 chromosome 3, T2T-MFA8v1.1 includes the following:
- the LOC123572179 gene encoding small ribosomal subunit protein uS14-like: protein MGHQQLYWSHPRKFGQGYSSCRVCSNRHGLMCLNMCRQCFPQYAKDIAFIKLD, encoded by the coding sequence ATGGGTCACCAGCAGCTGTACTGGAGCCACCCGCGAAAATTCGGCCAGGGTTATAGCTCTTGTCGTGTCTGTTCAAACCGGCACGGTCTGATGTGCCTCAATATGTGCCGCCAGTGTTTTCCTCAGTATGCGAAGGATATTGCTTTCATTAAGTTGGACTAA